The following are from one region of the Nicotiana tomentosiformis chromosome 7, ASM39032v3, whole genome shotgun sequence genome:
- the LOC104103928 gene encoding probable WRKY transcription factor 2 isoform X1, which translates to MLYVQCPQLMGGFDDHVAIMGDWMPPSPSPRSFFSSLLGDDIGSRSTFEFPNENQRGNLASEPQEHVGISDGAQADATTVKSDQKMSSRGGLLERMAARAGFNAPKLNTESLRPADLSQNQGVRSPYLTIPPGLSPTSLLESPVFLSNSLVQPSPTTGKFQFASGIESRNSTFMMEDPDKRKENALESINSSSFSFKPVPETAPSLFPGTTSRSWLQVNSSNISQQCFPNIKVSVHSQNSLLSHSVEATQMQTQSEKGLHQSSDFPRFSAEKGVRDSNVTPESRNFQSVGSNMEHSPPLDEPQDEEIDQRVGGDPNVVGAPAEDGYNWRKYGQKQVKGSEYPRSYYKCTHPNCPVKKKVERSHEGHITEIIYKGAHNHPKPPPNRRSALGSTNSLGELQLDGAEQGVSGSNGDLGRANIQKAPDAGGLDWRNNNLDVTSSAHLGSAYCNGSASFPVQNNTQLESGGAVDVSSTFSNDEDEDDRGTHGSVSQGYDGEGDESESKRRKLETYSTDMSGATRAIREPRVVVQTTSEVDILDDGYRWRKYGQKVVKGNPNPRSYYKCTSAGCNVRKHVERASHDLKSVITTYEGKHNHDVPAARNSSHVNSGASNTLPAPVTAPPAQSHLHRPEPAQLQNAMARFDRQPSLGSFGPTPGYSYGINQQGLASLAMAGFHPNQSKSQQQIPVHSYLGQPRPMHDGGFMFPKEEPKAEPMSDPGLDLSNGSSIYQQFMSRLPLGPQM; encoded by the exons ATGTTATATGTTCAG TGCCCGCAATTGATGGGTGGGTTCGATGACCATGTTGCCATTATGGGAGATTGGATGCCTCCAAGCCCAAGTCCAAGATCATTTTTCTCTTCACTGCTAGGTGATGATATTGGGTCAAGATCAACTTTTGAGTTCCCAAATGAGAATCAACGTGGAAACTTAGCTTCTGAGCCTCAAGAGCATGTTGGCATTTCTGATGGAGCACAAGCTGATGCAACGACAGTGAAGTCTGACCAGAAAATGAGCTCTCGCGGAGGACTCTTGGAAAGAATGGCAGCTAGAGCTGGTTTTAACGCCCCAAAACTGAACACGGAGAGCCTTAGACCTGCTGATCTGTCGCAGAATCAGGGCGTTCGTTCTCCTTATTTAACTATTCCTCCTGGTCTTAGTCCAACATCTCTGCTGGAGTCTCCTGTTTTCCTCTCAAATTCACTG GTGCAACCATCTCCAACAACTGGAAAATTTCAATTCGCCTCAGGCATCGAGAGTAGAAACTCGACATTTATGATGGAGGATCCTGATAAGAGGAAAGAGAATGCTTTAGAGAGTATCAATTCATCGTCCTTTTCTTTTAAGCCAGTTCCAGAGACTGCTCCATCTCTGTTTCCTGGCACGACCAGCAGA TCTTGGTTGCAGGTGAACTCGTCCAATATTTCTCAGCAATGCTTTCCAAACATTAAGGTTTCAGTTCATTCGCAGAACTCTCTTCTATCTCACTCTGTGGAAGCTACACAAATGCAGACTCAGAGCGAGAAGGGACTTCATCAATCATCTGATTTCCCTAGATTTTCTGCTGAGAAGGGTGTCAGGGATAGTAATGTCACACCAGAGTCAAGGAACTTTCAATCAGTTGGTAGTAATATGGAGCATTCTCCACCTCTTGATGAGCCACAAGATGAGGAAATTGATCAAAGAGTGGGTGGAGATCCAAATGTTGTTGGTGCCCCAGCTGAGGATGGTTATAATTGGAGAAAATACGGGCAGAAACAAGTTAAAGGGAGCGAGTATCCTCGGAGTTATTATAAGTGCACGCATCCAAATTGTCCGGTCAAGAAGAAAGTGGAGCGATCTCACGAGGGTCATATTACCGAGATTATATACAAGGGAGCCCACAATCACCCAAAACCGCCGCCCAACCGTAGATCAGCCCTTGGATCCACAAATTCACTCGGTGAACTACAGCTAGACGGTGCAGAGCAAGGTGTAAGTGGTTCTAATGGTGATCTGGGTCGGGCAAACATTCAGAAAGCACCTGATGCTGGAGGTCTTGATTGGAGGAACAACAACCTTGATGTAACGTCGTCAGCACACTTGGGCTCTGCATACTGCAATGGATCAGCCTCTTTTCCTGTTCAAAATAACACCCAGTTGGAATCAGGGGGTGCAGTAGATGTGTCGTCGACTTTTTCaaatgatgaagatgaagatgatcGTGGGACTCATGGAAGTGTATCACAAGGTTATGACGGTGAAGGAGATGAGTCAGAGTCAAAAAGAAG GAAGCTCGAGACTTACTCTACAGATATGAGTGGTGCCACTAGAGCCATCAGGGAGCCAAGGGTTGTGGTGCAAACTACAAGTGAAGTGGACATACTTGATGATGGATATCGCTGGCGCAAGTACGGGCAAAAGGTTGTTAAAGGGAATCCAAATCCAAG GAGTTACTACAAGTGCACAAGTGCTGGCTGCAATGTCAGGAAGCACGTTGAGAGGGCCTCACATGACCTGAAGTCTGTGATTACCACCTACGAAGGGAAGCACAACCACGATGTTCCTGCAGCTCGCAACAGTAGTCATGTTAATTCAGGGGCCTCCAACACCCTTCCAGCTCCAGTAACTGCTCCTCCTGCTCAAAGCCATTTACATAGGCCCGAGCCTGCACAACTTCAGAATGCCATGGCACGTTTTGACAGGCAACCTTCACTCGGCTCATTTGGACCTACCCCAGGATATAGCTATGGAATTAACCAGCAAGGCCTAGCCAGTCTAGCAATGGCTGGATTTCACCCTAACCAAAGCAAATCGCAACAGCAGATTCCTGTTCATTCATATCTGGGACAGCCACGACCCATGCATGATGGGGGATTTATGTTTCCAAAGGAAGAACCCAAGGCGGAACCTATGTCAGATCCTGGATTAGATCTCTCTAATGGCTCATCGATTTATCAGCAATTTATGAGCAGGTTGCCGCTTGGACCTCAGATGTAA
- the LOC104103928 gene encoding probable WRKY transcription factor 2 isoform X2 — translation MLYVQCPQLMGGFDDHVAIMGDWMPPSPSPRSFFSSLLGDDIGSRSTFEFPNENQRGNLASEPQEHVGISDGAQADATTVKSDQKMSSRGGLLERMAARAGFNAPKLNTESLRPADLSQNQGVRSPYLTIPPGLSPTSLLESPVFLSNSLVQPSPTTGKFQFASGIESRNSTFMMEDPDKRKENALESINSSSFSFKPVPETAPSLFPGTTSRVNSSNISQQCFPNIKVSVHSQNSLLSHSVEATQMQTQSEKGLHQSSDFPRFSAEKGVRDSNVTPESRNFQSVGSNMEHSPPLDEPQDEEIDQRVGGDPNVVGAPAEDGYNWRKYGQKQVKGSEYPRSYYKCTHPNCPVKKKVERSHEGHITEIIYKGAHNHPKPPPNRRSALGSTNSLGELQLDGAEQGVSGSNGDLGRANIQKAPDAGGLDWRNNNLDVTSSAHLGSAYCNGSASFPVQNNTQLESGGAVDVSSTFSNDEDEDDRGTHGSVSQGYDGEGDESESKRRKLETYSTDMSGATRAIREPRVVVQTTSEVDILDDGYRWRKYGQKVVKGNPNPRSYYKCTSAGCNVRKHVERASHDLKSVITTYEGKHNHDVPAARNSSHVNSGASNTLPAPVTAPPAQSHLHRPEPAQLQNAMARFDRQPSLGSFGPTPGYSYGINQQGLASLAMAGFHPNQSKSQQQIPVHSYLGQPRPMHDGGFMFPKEEPKAEPMSDPGLDLSNGSSIYQQFMSRLPLGPQM, via the exons ATGTTATATGTTCAG TGCCCGCAATTGATGGGTGGGTTCGATGACCATGTTGCCATTATGGGAGATTGGATGCCTCCAAGCCCAAGTCCAAGATCATTTTTCTCTTCACTGCTAGGTGATGATATTGGGTCAAGATCAACTTTTGAGTTCCCAAATGAGAATCAACGTGGAAACTTAGCTTCTGAGCCTCAAGAGCATGTTGGCATTTCTGATGGAGCACAAGCTGATGCAACGACAGTGAAGTCTGACCAGAAAATGAGCTCTCGCGGAGGACTCTTGGAAAGAATGGCAGCTAGAGCTGGTTTTAACGCCCCAAAACTGAACACGGAGAGCCTTAGACCTGCTGATCTGTCGCAGAATCAGGGCGTTCGTTCTCCTTATTTAACTATTCCTCCTGGTCTTAGTCCAACATCTCTGCTGGAGTCTCCTGTTTTCCTCTCAAATTCACTG GTGCAACCATCTCCAACAACTGGAAAATTTCAATTCGCCTCAGGCATCGAGAGTAGAAACTCGACATTTATGATGGAGGATCCTGATAAGAGGAAAGAGAATGCTTTAGAGAGTATCAATTCATCGTCCTTTTCTTTTAAGCCAGTTCCAGAGACTGCTCCATCTCTGTTTCCTGGCACGACCAGCAGA GTGAACTCGTCCAATATTTCTCAGCAATGCTTTCCAAACATTAAGGTTTCAGTTCATTCGCAGAACTCTCTTCTATCTCACTCTGTGGAAGCTACACAAATGCAGACTCAGAGCGAGAAGGGACTTCATCAATCATCTGATTTCCCTAGATTTTCTGCTGAGAAGGGTGTCAGGGATAGTAATGTCACACCAGAGTCAAGGAACTTTCAATCAGTTGGTAGTAATATGGAGCATTCTCCACCTCTTGATGAGCCACAAGATGAGGAAATTGATCAAAGAGTGGGTGGAGATCCAAATGTTGTTGGTGCCCCAGCTGAGGATGGTTATAATTGGAGAAAATACGGGCAGAAACAAGTTAAAGGGAGCGAGTATCCTCGGAGTTATTATAAGTGCACGCATCCAAATTGTCCGGTCAAGAAGAAAGTGGAGCGATCTCACGAGGGTCATATTACCGAGATTATATACAAGGGAGCCCACAATCACCCAAAACCGCCGCCCAACCGTAGATCAGCCCTTGGATCCACAAATTCACTCGGTGAACTACAGCTAGACGGTGCAGAGCAAGGTGTAAGTGGTTCTAATGGTGATCTGGGTCGGGCAAACATTCAGAAAGCACCTGATGCTGGAGGTCTTGATTGGAGGAACAACAACCTTGATGTAACGTCGTCAGCACACTTGGGCTCTGCATACTGCAATGGATCAGCCTCTTTTCCTGTTCAAAATAACACCCAGTTGGAATCAGGGGGTGCAGTAGATGTGTCGTCGACTTTTTCaaatgatgaagatgaagatgatcGTGGGACTCATGGAAGTGTATCACAAGGTTATGACGGTGAAGGAGATGAGTCAGAGTCAAAAAGAAG GAAGCTCGAGACTTACTCTACAGATATGAGTGGTGCCACTAGAGCCATCAGGGAGCCAAGGGTTGTGGTGCAAACTACAAGTGAAGTGGACATACTTGATGATGGATATCGCTGGCGCAAGTACGGGCAAAAGGTTGTTAAAGGGAATCCAAATCCAAG GAGTTACTACAAGTGCACAAGTGCTGGCTGCAATGTCAGGAAGCACGTTGAGAGGGCCTCACATGACCTGAAGTCTGTGATTACCACCTACGAAGGGAAGCACAACCACGATGTTCCTGCAGCTCGCAACAGTAGTCATGTTAATTCAGGGGCCTCCAACACCCTTCCAGCTCCAGTAACTGCTCCTCCTGCTCAAAGCCATTTACATAGGCCCGAGCCTGCACAACTTCAGAATGCCATGGCACGTTTTGACAGGCAACCTTCACTCGGCTCATTTGGACCTACCCCAGGATATAGCTATGGAATTAACCAGCAAGGCCTAGCCAGTCTAGCAATGGCTGGATTTCACCCTAACCAAAGCAAATCGCAACAGCAGATTCCTGTTCATTCATATCTGGGACAGCCACGACCCATGCATGATGGGGGATTTATGTTTCCAAAGGAAGAACCCAAGGCGGAACCTATGTCAGATCCTGGATTAGATCTCTCTAATGGCTCATCGATTTATCAGCAATTTATGAGCAGGTTGCCGCTTGGACCTCAGATGTAA
- the LOC104103928 gene encoding probable WRKY transcription factor 2 isoform X3, with protein MGGFDDHVAIMGDWMPPSPSPRSFFSSLLGDDIGSRSTFEFPNENQRGNLASEPQEHVGISDGAQADATTVKSDQKMSSRGGLLERMAARAGFNAPKLNTESLRPADLSQNQGVRSPYLTIPPGLSPTSLLESPVFLSNSLVQPSPTTGKFQFASGIESRNSTFMMEDPDKRKENALESINSSSFSFKPVPETAPSLFPGTTSRSWLQVNSSNISQQCFPNIKVSVHSQNSLLSHSVEATQMQTQSEKGLHQSSDFPRFSAEKGVRDSNVTPESRNFQSVGSNMEHSPPLDEPQDEEIDQRVGGDPNVVGAPAEDGYNWRKYGQKQVKGSEYPRSYYKCTHPNCPVKKKVERSHEGHITEIIYKGAHNHPKPPPNRRSALGSTNSLGELQLDGAEQGVSGSNGDLGRANIQKAPDAGGLDWRNNNLDVTSSAHLGSAYCNGSASFPVQNNTQLESGGAVDVSSTFSNDEDEDDRGTHGSVSQGYDGEGDESESKRRKLETYSTDMSGATRAIREPRVVVQTTSEVDILDDGYRWRKYGQKVVKGNPNPRSYYKCTSAGCNVRKHVERASHDLKSVITTYEGKHNHDVPAARNSSHVNSGASNTLPAPVTAPPAQSHLHRPEPAQLQNAMARFDRQPSLGSFGPTPGYSYGINQQGLASLAMAGFHPNQSKSQQQIPVHSYLGQPRPMHDGGFMFPKEEPKAEPMSDPGLDLSNGSSIYQQFMSRLPLGPQM; from the exons ATGGGTGGGTTCGATGACCATGTTGCCATTATGGGAGATTGGATGCCTCCAAGCCCAAGTCCAAGATCATTTTTCTCTTCACTGCTAGGTGATGATATTGGGTCAAGATCAACTTTTGAGTTCCCAAATGAGAATCAACGTGGAAACTTAGCTTCTGAGCCTCAAGAGCATGTTGGCATTTCTGATGGAGCACAAGCTGATGCAACGACAGTGAAGTCTGACCAGAAAATGAGCTCTCGCGGAGGACTCTTGGAAAGAATGGCAGCTAGAGCTGGTTTTAACGCCCCAAAACTGAACACGGAGAGCCTTAGACCTGCTGATCTGTCGCAGAATCAGGGCGTTCGTTCTCCTTATTTAACTATTCCTCCTGGTCTTAGTCCAACATCTCTGCTGGAGTCTCCTGTTTTCCTCTCAAATTCACTG GTGCAACCATCTCCAACAACTGGAAAATTTCAATTCGCCTCAGGCATCGAGAGTAGAAACTCGACATTTATGATGGAGGATCCTGATAAGAGGAAAGAGAATGCTTTAGAGAGTATCAATTCATCGTCCTTTTCTTTTAAGCCAGTTCCAGAGACTGCTCCATCTCTGTTTCCTGGCACGACCAGCAGA TCTTGGTTGCAGGTGAACTCGTCCAATATTTCTCAGCAATGCTTTCCAAACATTAAGGTTTCAGTTCATTCGCAGAACTCTCTTCTATCTCACTCTGTGGAAGCTACACAAATGCAGACTCAGAGCGAGAAGGGACTTCATCAATCATCTGATTTCCCTAGATTTTCTGCTGAGAAGGGTGTCAGGGATAGTAATGTCACACCAGAGTCAAGGAACTTTCAATCAGTTGGTAGTAATATGGAGCATTCTCCACCTCTTGATGAGCCACAAGATGAGGAAATTGATCAAAGAGTGGGTGGAGATCCAAATGTTGTTGGTGCCCCAGCTGAGGATGGTTATAATTGGAGAAAATACGGGCAGAAACAAGTTAAAGGGAGCGAGTATCCTCGGAGTTATTATAAGTGCACGCATCCAAATTGTCCGGTCAAGAAGAAAGTGGAGCGATCTCACGAGGGTCATATTACCGAGATTATATACAAGGGAGCCCACAATCACCCAAAACCGCCGCCCAACCGTAGATCAGCCCTTGGATCCACAAATTCACTCGGTGAACTACAGCTAGACGGTGCAGAGCAAGGTGTAAGTGGTTCTAATGGTGATCTGGGTCGGGCAAACATTCAGAAAGCACCTGATGCTGGAGGTCTTGATTGGAGGAACAACAACCTTGATGTAACGTCGTCAGCACACTTGGGCTCTGCATACTGCAATGGATCAGCCTCTTTTCCTGTTCAAAATAACACCCAGTTGGAATCAGGGGGTGCAGTAGATGTGTCGTCGACTTTTTCaaatgatgaagatgaagatgatcGTGGGACTCATGGAAGTGTATCACAAGGTTATGACGGTGAAGGAGATGAGTCAGAGTCAAAAAGAAG GAAGCTCGAGACTTACTCTACAGATATGAGTGGTGCCACTAGAGCCATCAGGGAGCCAAGGGTTGTGGTGCAAACTACAAGTGAAGTGGACATACTTGATGATGGATATCGCTGGCGCAAGTACGGGCAAAAGGTTGTTAAAGGGAATCCAAATCCAAG GAGTTACTACAAGTGCACAAGTGCTGGCTGCAATGTCAGGAAGCACGTTGAGAGGGCCTCACATGACCTGAAGTCTGTGATTACCACCTACGAAGGGAAGCACAACCACGATGTTCCTGCAGCTCGCAACAGTAGTCATGTTAATTCAGGGGCCTCCAACACCCTTCCAGCTCCAGTAACTGCTCCTCCTGCTCAAAGCCATTTACATAGGCCCGAGCCTGCACAACTTCAGAATGCCATGGCACGTTTTGACAGGCAACCTTCACTCGGCTCATTTGGACCTACCCCAGGATATAGCTATGGAATTAACCAGCAAGGCCTAGCCAGTCTAGCAATGGCTGGATTTCACCCTAACCAAAGCAAATCGCAACAGCAGATTCCTGTTCATTCATATCTGGGACAGCCACGACCCATGCATGATGGGGGATTTATGTTTCCAAAGGAAGAACCCAAGGCGGAACCTATGTCAGATCCTGGATTAGATCTCTCTAATGGCTCATCGATTTATCAGCAATTTATGAGCAGGTTGCCGCTTGGACCTCAGATGTAA
- the LOC138895621 gene encoding uncharacterized protein, whose amino-acid sequence MIVGGNEINGITFSSAKKMKVSVTHIKRLREVAEDDITFTEEDADGLLLPRNDALVISLSVLDFKIKRVVNPGSSTNIIQWRVTEQAKLTGSIIPATKLLAGFNLANVKTRGEILLPTNAEGITKTTLFEVVDGDMGYNIILDRPWLHEMKVVPSTSHQLLKFSTPEGIKQIRGDQAITR is encoded by the coding sequence ATGATTGTTGGAGGAAATGAAATCAATGGCATAACCTTCTCATCGGCCAAGAAGATGAAGGTATCAGTTACCCATatcaagagactccgggaagtcgccGAAGATGACATTAccttcacggaggaggacgcCGACGGACTTCTTCTGCCGCGTAACGATGCCCTAGTAATCTCTCTtagtgttctagatttcaagattAAGCGTGTTGTTAACCCAGGAAGCTCAAccaacatcattcaatggagagtgaCGGAACAAGCCAAATTAACCGGAAGTATCattccggcaacaaagctcctcgccGGGTTCAACCTGGCAAATGTGAaaacccgaggagagatcctgctgcccacgAACGCCGAAGGGATAACAAAGACCACCTTATTTGAAGTGGTGGATGGCGACATGGGCTACAACATAATTCTCGATAGGCCATGGTTACATGAGATGAAGGTCGTACCATCAACGTCTCACCAATTGCTAAAATTCTCGACCCCAGagggaatcaagcagataagaggagATCAAGCGATAACAAGATAA